In Archangium violaceum, the following are encoded in one genomic region:
- the lptE gene encoding LPS assembly lipoprotein LptE: protein MSRLSAVGWVFLLSGLGCGYRFTSRSAGLPEGVHSVCAPVFRNDTSEPGLELLFTQAFRQELGRTGALGGTGACDASVEGVVVSVSSAPTIVTEPVYQGNTLVAGSQLASYRASAAVLLRLSKDGQVLSETTVSGNEDFLPGTASASGDVLEVEANRQAALHRLAETLMREGFDRLASNW from the coding sequence ATGTCCCGGTTGAGCGCGGTGGGGTGGGTCTTCTTGCTGTCAGGTCTCGGGTGTGGCTACCGCTTCACGTCCAGGAGCGCGGGGCTGCCCGAGGGGGTGCACTCGGTGTGTGCCCCCGTCTTCCGCAACGACACGTCCGAGCCGGGCCTGGAGCTGCTCTTCACCCAGGCCTTCCGTCAGGAGCTGGGGCGGACCGGGGCGCTCGGAGGGACGGGGGCGTGCGATGCGTCGGTGGAGGGCGTGGTGGTGTCCGTGAGCAGCGCGCCCACCATCGTCACCGAGCCCGTCTATCAGGGGAACACCTTGGTGGCCGGCTCGCAGCTCGCCAGCTATCGCGCCTCGGCGGCGGTGCTGTTGCGGCTGTCGAAGGACGGACAGGTGCTGTCGGAGACGACCGTCTCCGGCAACGAGGACTTCCTTCCGGGCACGGCGAGCGCGTCCGGCGATGTCCTGGAGGTGGAGGCCAACCGGCAGGCCGCGCTTCACCGTCTCGCGGAGACGCTGATGCGCGAGGGATTCGACCGGTTGGCCAGCAACTGGTGA
- the mazG gene encoding nucleoside triphosphate pyrophosphohydrolase, with protein MSAAGEQLDRLMGIMARLRADCPWDREQDLRSLRPYLLEEAFEVLDEMDRVAEGGPWRALCEEHGDLLFQIVFHARLAEELGEYSMADVCQSISDKLTHRHPHVFGEKQADGTPQPLANWAKLKAEERKKKTGREGSVLDGVPTAAPSLMRAERLTEKASRIGFDWPSVQEVRAKLYEELGELDEAIASGNRDELEHELGDVLFSLANLARFLHTPAEDALRMAIRRFTTRFQHIESALRSEGVPLGEATLEHMERHWQAAKGVEKALPPPTRVPRAPLVGLRLLVADLAAQRAFWDAVAPLLGWSAERGAPDEAVYGDGLYRLAFTAGAGAPSPATLTFGAPSAAAVERLRTTLEKAWPGCVVEGEAGSGRITFRDPAGFRWEYAFGGR; from the coding sequence GTGAGTGCAGCAGGGGAGCAACTGGACAGGCTGATGGGAATCATGGCCCGCCTGCGAGCCGACTGTCCCTGGGACAGGGAGCAGGACCTGCGCTCGCTGCGTCCGTACCTGCTCGAGGAGGCGTTCGAGGTCCTCGACGAAATGGACCGGGTGGCCGAGGGCGGTCCGTGGCGGGCGCTGTGCGAGGAGCATGGGGATCTGCTCTTCCAGATCGTCTTCCACGCCCGGCTGGCGGAGGAGCTGGGGGAGTACTCCATGGCGGACGTGTGCCAGTCGATCAGCGACAAGCTCACCCACCGGCACCCACACGTCTTCGGAGAGAAGCAGGCGGACGGCACCCCGCAGCCGCTGGCCAACTGGGCGAAGCTCAAGGCGGAGGAGCGCAAGAAGAAGACGGGCCGGGAGGGCTCGGTGCTCGACGGTGTGCCCACGGCCGCGCCCTCGCTGATGCGTGCCGAGCGGCTCACCGAGAAGGCGAGCCGCATCGGGTTCGACTGGCCGAGCGTCCAGGAGGTGCGCGCCAAGCTGTACGAGGAGCTGGGGGAGCTGGACGAGGCCATCGCCTCGGGAAACCGGGACGAGCTGGAGCACGAGCTGGGCGACGTCCTCTTCTCGCTGGCCAACCTCGCGCGCTTCCTCCACACGCCCGCCGAGGACGCGCTGCGCATGGCCATCCGCCGCTTCACCACGCGCTTCCAGCACATCGAGTCCGCCCTGCGCTCGGAGGGCGTGCCGCTGGGCGAGGCCACGCTGGAGCACATGGAGCGCCACTGGCAGGCAGCCAAGGGGGTGGAGAAGGCCCTTCCGCCCCCGACCCGCGTCCCCCGCGCGCCCCTGGTGGGGCTGCGCCTCCTGGTGGCGGACCTCGCCGCCCAGCGGGCCTTCTGGGACGCCGTGGCCCCCCTCCTCGGCTGGAGCGCCGAGCGGGGTGCGCCGGACGAGGCGGTGTACGGTGACGGACTGTACCGGCTCGCCTTCACGGCGGGAGCCGGCGCTCCCTCCCCCGCTACCCTCACCTTTGGGGCACCGTCCGCCGCGGCGGTGGAGCGGCTGCGCACCACCCTGGAGAAGGCGTGGCCGGGGTGCGTCGTGGAGGGCGAGGCCGGCTCCGGGCGGATCACCTTCCGGGATCCGGCCGGCTTCCGGTGGGAATACGCCTTCGGAGGCCGCTGA
- a CDS encoding DUF4388 domain-containing protein codes for MALSGTLKDFGIADILQLIGQQQKTGVLYLKSKEQEVQVFFRDGNIVRAESVTRKRKDLIGNMLVRAELISEQQLESALDVQKRTLKRLGDVLIASGFITAEKLKQMMQLQVTETLYGLFSWKAGTYEFKQEDVQADGDSITPLRAESVLMEGFRMVDEWPHVRKKISHEAMTFERVKELPASKAKEKEDDFDAAFDDAFSEEKKDENKGEFKSIGSSERRVYGLIGPGRDVRKLVDLSGLGEFETCKALVNLLNLEYVRAIQPTGRAASAGGAGMLVRVGGMVARGVVTMVVLVALGFVGSRLKPDTWDLGDESASSYADPAAQRLLARAQQARIESALEVFRLEKGNLPERLDALVEVGLLQREDLRYPWRDDYYYRRTSDRQFILLPPLR; via the coding sequence ATGGCCCTCTCGGGAACGCTCAAGGACTTTGGTATCGCGGACATCCTGCAGCTCATCGGGCAGCAGCAGAAGACCGGTGTCCTCTACCTCAAGAGCAAGGAGCAGGAGGTCCAGGTCTTCTTCCGGGACGGCAACATCGTCCGCGCCGAGAGCGTCACGCGGAAGAGGAAGGACCTCATCGGCAACATGCTGGTGCGCGCCGAGCTCATCTCCGAGCAGCAGCTCGAGAGCGCGCTGGACGTGCAGAAGCGCACCCTCAAGCGGCTCGGGGACGTGCTCATCGCCAGCGGCTTCATCACCGCCGAGAAGCTCAAGCAGATGATGCAGCTCCAGGTGACGGAGACCCTCTACGGGCTCTTCTCCTGGAAGGCGGGCACCTACGAGTTCAAGCAGGAGGATGTGCAGGCCGACGGGGACTCCATCACGCCGCTGCGCGCCGAGAGCGTGCTGATGGAAGGCTTCCGGATGGTGGACGAGTGGCCCCACGTCCGGAAGAAGATCTCCCACGAGGCGATGACCTTCGAGAGGGTCAAGGAGCTGCCCGCCTCCAAGGCCAAGGAGAAGGAGGACGACTTCGACGCCGCCTTCGACGACGCCTTCTCCGAGGAGAAGAAGGACGAGAACAAGGGCGAGTTCAAGTCCATCGGCAGCTCCGAGCGCCGCGTCTACGGCCTCATCGGCCCCGGCCGCGACGTGCGCAAGCTGGTGGACCTCAGCGGCCTGGGCGAGTTCGAGACCTGCAAGGCGCTCGTCAACCTGCTCAACCTCGAGTACGTCCGTGCCATCCAGCCCACGGGCCGGGCCGCCTCCGCGGGCGGGGCGGGCATGCTCGTCCGGGTGGGCGGCATGGTGGCCCGGGGCGTCGTCACCATGGTGGTGCTGGTCGCGCTCGGCTTCGTCGGCTCGCGGCTCAAGCCGGACACCTGGGACCTGGGCGACGAGTCCGCCTCCTCGTACGCGGACCCGGCCGCCCAGCGGCTGCTGGCCCGGGCCCAACAGGCCCGAATCGAGTCCGCCCTGGAGGTGTTCCGTCTTGAAAAGGGGAACCTTCCGGAGCGGTTGGATGCGCTGGTGGAGGTGGGTCTCCTACAGCGGGAGGATCTCCGTTACCCCTGGCGGGACGATTACTACTATCGCCGCACGTCAGACCGTCAGTTCATCCTCCTACCTCCCCTGCGCTAG
- a CDS encoding PhoH family protein gives MRNPATVEAPAVSPTSAKVDVRDNATTLALCGNQNENLKLMERRLGVRIGQRGTELHLSGPADAVAFTVRLVENLEGIIRAGRPVYREDVEQAIKVLGRGGAESLQEVMLGPVLKSSGNKQISPKSIAQKRYVDAIRAHDIVFGIGPAGTGKTYLAMAMAVSFLQERKFKRIVLARPAVEAGEKLGFLPGDLAEKVNPYLRPLYDALHDMMAVERAIQLIEQGVVEVAPLAFMRGRTLNDSFVILDEAQNTTVEQMKMFLTRLGYNSKAVITGDVTQVDLPTGKTSGLHHARSILKNIEGINISEFTEVDVVRHPLVQEVIRAYDRFDAAQQAAKALAKEAEGAPAPGAAPTPAEATESDTPNP, from the coding sequence TTGCGAAACCCCGCCACTGTAGAGGCCCCGGCAGTCAGCCCCACCTCCGCCAAGGTGGATGTCCGTGACAACGCGACGACCCTGGCGCTGTGTGGCAACCAGAACGAGAACCTGAAGCTCATGGAGCGGCGCCTCGGCGTCCGGATCGGACAGCGGGGCACCGAGCTCCACCTGTCCGGACCGGCCGACGCCGTCGCGTTCACGGTGCGCCTGGTGGAGAACCTCGAGGGCATCATCCGCGCCGGCCGCCCCGTCTACCGTGAGGACGTGGAGCAGGCCATCAAGGTGCTGGGCCGCGGCGGCGCGGAGAGCCTCCAGGAGGTCATGCTCGGCCCCGTGCTCAAGAGCTCGGGCAACAAGCAGATCTCCCCCAAGAGCATCGCGCAGAAGCGCTACGTGGACGCCATCCGCGCCCATGACATCGTCTTCGGCATCGGCCCGGCGGGTACCGGCAAGACGTACCTGGCCATGGCCATGGCGGTGTCCTTCCTCCAGGAGCGCAAGTTCAAGCGCATCGTCCTGGCGCGTCCCGCCGTGGAGGCCGGCGAGAAGCTGGGCTTCCTCCCCGGTGACCTGGCCGAGAAGGTCAACCCCTACCTGCGCCCGCTCTACGACGCCCTCCACGACATGATGGCCGTCGAGCGCGCCATCCAGCTCATCGAGCAGGGTGTGGTGGAGGTGGCCCCGCTGGCCTTCATGCGCGGCCGCACGCTCAACGACTCCTTCGTCATCCTCGACGAGGCGCAGAACACCACCGTCGAGCAGATGAAGATGTTCCTCACCCGTCTGGGCTACAACAGCAAGGCGGTCATCACCGGCGACGTGACGCAGGTGGACCTGCCCACGGGCAAGACGAGCGGCCTGCACCACGCGCGCTCCATCCTGAAGAACATCGAGGGCATCAACATCTCCGAGTTCACCGAGGTGGACGTGGTCCGCCACCCGCTGGTGCAGGAGGTGATCCGCGCCTACGATCGCTTCGACGCGGCGCAGCAGGCCGCCAAGGCGCTCGCCAAGGAGGCGGAGGGGGCCCCGGCTCCCGGAGCGGCTCCCACTCCGGCCGAGGCGACGGAATCCGACACGCCAAACCCTTGA
- the rpsT gene encoding 30S ribosomal protein S20, protein MANTKSAEKRNRQAQKRRARNINIRTTVKDAVKSLRETLTTKDAGKTADALKAATRTINKAASKGVVHKRAASRRISRLAKATNRAKAAAAAK, encoded by the coding sequence TTGGCCAACACCAAGTCCGCAGAGAAGCGTAACCGCCAGGCGCAGAAGCGCCGCGCCCGCAACATCAACATCCGCACCACGGTGAAGGACGCCGTGAAGAGCCTGCGCGAGACCCTGACCACGAAGGACGCGGGTAAGACCGCGGATGCCCTCAAGGCCGCCACGCGCACCATCAACAAGGCCGCCTCCAAGGGTGTCGTGCACAAGCGCGCCGCCTCGCGCCGCATCTCCCGGCTGGCCAAGGCCACCAACCGCGCCAAGGCCGCCGCCGCCGCGAAGTAG
- a CDS encoding tRNA-uridine aminocarboxypropyltransferase has translation MRSLCLRCLRPQVTCYCTQVPQVESRTRVVFLQHPRERRVAIGTARMAHLALPNSELYVGVDFSGHSRLEELAAHPERVAVLFPGEEAIPLEEARKQPPETLIVVDGTWPLARKVVKTNPLLAGLPRIGFVPRRPSNYRIRAEPADHCVSTIEAVVEVLGALEGAQERFDTMLRAFNYMVDTQLDRQATRTEPPRRRIYKSAWQPPAELRAISEDFEHLVLLYAEANAHPSGEGIPAELVHLVATRPSTGERFEAVLAPRQPLARSTPLHVELPEETLLAGEPLEAGLARFQAFLCPGDKFAVWTTFALDLLRRDGFPVPEAVNVRLSCARALKHKSGGVEQGAALLGVSPPEPWAPGRAGRRIVALEAVVRALDERGRATEPPSRNRPAA, from the coding sequence GTGCGTTCCCTCTGTCTCCGCTGCCTCCGTCCCCAGGTCACCTGCTACTGCACGCAAGTGCCCCAGGTGGAGTCGCGCACGCGGGTCGTCTTCCTCCAGCATCCCCGGGAGCGGCGGGTGGCCATCGGCACGGCCCGCATGGCGCACCTGGCGTTGCCCAATTCCGAGCTCTACGTCGGCGTGGACTTCTCGGGCCATTCACGGCTCGAGGAGCTGGCCGCCCATCCCGAGCGCGTCGCAGTCCTCTTCCCGGGAGAGGAGGCCATCCCACTCGAGGAGGCGAGGAAGCAGCCCCCCGAGACGCTCATCGTGGTGGATGGTACCTGGCCGCTGGCGCGCAAGGTGGTGAAGACGAACCCGCTGCTGGCGGGGCTGCCGCGCATCGGCTTCGTCCCGCGCCGCCCGAGCAACTACCGCATCCGCGCCGAGCCGGCGGACCACTGTGTCTCCACGATCGAGGCGGTGGTGGAGGTGTTGGGGGCGCTCGAGGGAGCGCAGGAGCGCTTCGACACCATGCTGCGCGCCTTCAACTACATGGTGGACACGCAGCTGGACCGCCAGGCGACGCGGACGGAGCCGCCGCGCCGGCGCATCTACAAGTCCGCGTGGCAGCCGCCGGCGGAATTGCGTGCCATCTCCGAGGACTTCGAGCACCTCGTGCTGCTCTACGCCGAGGCCAACGCGCACCCGTCGGGCGAGGGCATTCCCGCCGAGCTGGTGCACCTGGTGGCGACGCGTCCGTCCACGGGTGAGCGCTTCGAGGCGGTGCTGGCGCCCCGTCAGCCGCTGGCGCGCAGCACCCCGCTGCACGTGGAGCTGCCAGAGGAGACGCTGCTGGCCGGAGAGCCGCTGGAGGCGGGGCTCGCGCGCTTCCAGGCCTTCCTGTGCCCGGGCGACAAGTTCGCGGTGTGGACGACGTTCGCGCTGGACCTGTTGCGGCGCGATGGCTTCCCGGTGCCCGAGGCGGTGAACGTGCGGCTCTCGTGCGCGCGGGCGCTCAAGCACAAGTCGGGAGGTGTGGAGCAGGGGGCGGCGCTGCTGGGCGTGTCCCCGCCCGAGCCCTGGGCGCCGGGACGTGCTGGACGGCGCATCGTGGCGCTGGAGGCGGTGGTGCGCGCCCTCGACGAGCGGGGCCGGGCCACCGAGCCCCCTTCGCGCAACCGGCCCGCGGCCTGA
- a CDS encoding response regulator, with product MTQQIRALVVDDSLAMRRSLMYALQRLGSWVHTDEAQDGAEGLKKLTHGRYDLVLTDINMPLMDGLKLIRHLRQTDAYRTVPIVVITTESAVEDRERAMALGASAYLVKPVQSKVVQDTVKSLLRLE from the coding sequence ATGACGCAGCAGATCCGTGCGCTCGTGGTGGACGACTCCCTGGCCATGCGGCGCAGCCTCATGTACGCGCTGCAGCGCCTGGGCTCGTGGGTCCATACCGACGAGGCCCAGGACGGCGCCGAAGGCCTCAAGAAGCTCACCCATGGCCGTTACGATCTCGTCCTCACCGACATCAACATGCCGTTGATGGACGGGCTCAAGCTCATCCGTCACCTCCGGCAGACGGATGCGTACCGCACCGTTCCCATCGTGGTCATCACCACCGAGTCCGCCGTCGAGGACCGGGAGCGCGCCATGGCGCTGGGGGCCAGCGCCTACCTGGTCAAGCCCGTGCAGTCCAAGGTCGTCCAGGACACGGTGAAGAGCCTGCTGCGCCTCGAGTAG
- a CDS encoding PilZ domain-containing protein gives MIESQFITEFRTLHEKARQGLLDETERQAYLGAREQFAKTLLKAQGLMLEGPEARRHYRVALSLPVELQMNYGNVWTNTLDISYGGFSVIMPHPVEQSERPDVVLQLTDGSTLAGRVRVVSQFLKNEKHRASFNFLDLTERELDLLEIALIDFALERVNSTQQ, from the coding sequence ATGATCGAGAGCCAGTTCATCACCGAGTTCCGCACTCTTCACGAGAAGGCACGGCAGGGGCTGCTCGACGAGACCGAGCGGCAGGCATACCTGGGTGCGCGCGAGCAGTTCGCGAAGACATTGCTGAAGGCCCAGGGACTGATGCTCGAGGGCCCCGAGGCCCGGCGCCACTACCGCGTGGCGCTGTCGCTGCCGGTGGAGCTCCAGATGAACTACGGCAACGTGTGGACCAACACCCTGGATATCTCCTACGGCGGCTTCTCGGTGATCATGCCCCACCCGGTGGAACAGTCGGAGCGACCCGACGTGGTGCTTCAGCTCACCGATGGCTCGACGCTGGCGGGCCGCGTCCGGGTCGTCTCCCAGTTCCTGAAGAACGAGAAGCACCGCGCCTCGTTCAACTTCCTGGATCTCACCGAGCGGGAGCTGGACCTGCTGGAGATCGCCCTCATCGACTTCGCCCTGGAGCGGGTGAACTCGACACAGCAGTAG
- the leuS gene encoding leucine--tRNA ligase: MAMNERYEPQAIEQKWQIRWEEAGVFRAGKRPGAPKKYILEMLPYPSGKMHMGHVRNYLIGDVYARFFQMKGYDVLHPMGWDAFGLPAENAAIKDGVHPAVRTRENIDSFKKEIRSLGYSYDWTREVNTSEPEYYRWNQWFFIQMLERGLVYRRFSKVNWCTGCLTVIANEQVKEGTCERCESPVVDKELPEWSFRITKYSQELLDGLDQLKEWPERITSMQRNWIGRSEGVEADFDVQGGNARIRVFTTRIDTIYGCTYVVLAPDHKLVSQITTPAQRAEVEAFVKKMATVSKTDRTAEGATKEGVFTGAHAINPFTGQPVPIWIANFVLSDYGTGAVMSVPAHDERDFEFARKFGLPVKVVVQPASGDKLPPGDKLEAAYTEDGVLVDSGEHTGLSSAEARQKMGAKLKAEGRGEPKVTYRQKDWGFSRQRYWGTPIPIVYCEKCDPERKGQPVPLDQLPVRLPEIDTQAVLTGKGEPPLAKVPSWVNTTCPKCSGPARREAETMDTFVDSCWYFARYLSPKYDAAPFDAKEAQRWLPVDVYVGGPEHAVMHLLYFRFWTRVMKLLGLSPVDEPVTRLVTQGIVNGPDGRKMSKRWGNVVAPASIVSKYGADTARAYVLFAGPPERDFDWSDDQVEGAFRFLKRVWTLAVQHQGAVGATHTGAFEGKALEIRRAAHKCLKRVGEAIERLSFNTAIAGTMEYVNALYALGTPETAAEKAAMVEAIRTLTVVLTPFAPHLADEIAEAYGSKEFTVTQGWPEFDPALVVDDVIPYAVQVNGKLRAEIRVSADAAEADVRAVAEADERVQAAMAGKTLRKFVFVPKRLVNFVVG; encoded by the coding sequence ATGGCCATGAACGAGCGTTACGAGCCGCAGGCAATCGAGCAGAAGTGGCAGATCCGTTGGGAAGAGGCGGGGGTGTTCCGGGCGGGCAAGCGTCCGGGGGCTCCGAAGAAGTACATCCTCGAGATGCTGCCGTACCCCAGCGGGAAGATGCACATGGGGCACGTGCGCAACTACCTCATCGGTGACGTGTACGCGCGCTTCTTCCAGATGAAGGGCTATGACGTGCTGCACCCCATGGGGTGGGACGCCTTCGGTCTGCCGGCGGAGAACGCGGCCATCAAGGACGGCGTGCACCCGGCGGTGCGCACCCGGGAGAACATCGACTCCTTCAAGAAGGAGATCCGCTCGCTGGGCTACAGCTACGACTGGACCCGCGAGGTCAACACCAGCGAGCCCGAGTACTACCGCTGGAACCAGTGGTTCTTCATCCAGATGCTGGAGCGCGGGCTGGTCTATCGCCGTTTCAGCAAGGTGAACTGGTGTACGGGCTGTCTGACCGTCATCGCCAACGAGCAGGTGAAGGAAGGCACGTGCGAGCGCTGCGAGTCCCCGGTGGTGGACAAGGAGCTGCCCGAGTGGTCCTTCCGCATCACGAAGTACTCGCAGGAGCTGCTGGACGGGTTGGATCAGCTCAAGGAGTGGCCCGAGCGCATCACCTCCATGCAGCGCAACTGGATCGGCCGCTCCGAGGGGGTGGAGGCGGACTTCGACGTCCAGGGCGGTAACGCGCGCATCCGCGTCTTCACCACGCGCATCGACACCATCTACGGCTGCACGTACGTGGTGCTGGCGCCGGACCACAAGCTGGTGTCGCAGATCACCACCCCCGCGCAGCGCGCCGAGGTGGAGGCCTTCGTGAAGAAGATGGCGACCGTCTCCAAGACGGACCGCACCGCCGAGGGCGCCACGAAGGAGGGCGTCTTCACGGGCGCTCACGCCATCAACCCGTTCACCGGCCAGCCGGTGCCCATCTGGATCGCCAACTTCGTGCTGTCCGACTACGGCACGGGCGCGGTGATGAGCGTGCCGGCGCACGACGAGCGCGACTTCGAGTTCGCGCGCAAGTTCGGCCTGCCCGTGAAGGTGGTGGTGCAGCCGGCCTCGGGCGACAAGCTGCCGCCGGGGGACAAGCTGGAGGCGGCGTACACCGAGGACGGCGTGCTGGTGGACTCGGGGGAGCACACCGGGCTGAGCTCGGCCGAGGCGCGCCAGAAGATGGGCGCGAAGCTGAAGGCCGAGGGCCGCGGCGAGCCCAAGGTGACGTACCGCCAGAAGGACTGGGGCTTCAGCCGCCAGCGCTACTGGGGCACGCCCATCCCCATCGTCTACTGCGAGAAGTGCGATCCGGAGCGCAAGGGCCAGCCGGTGCCGCTGGATCAGCTGCCGGTGCGCCTGCCGGAGATCGACACCCAGGCGGTGCTGACGGGCAAGGGCGAGCCGCCCCTGGCCAAGGTGCCCTCGTGGGTGAACACCACCTGCCCCAAGTGCTCCGGCCCCGCCAGGCGCGAGGCGGAGACGATGGACACCTTCGTCGACTCCTGCTGGTACTTCGCGCGCTACCTGTCGCCGAAGTACGACGCGGCGCCCTTCGACGCGAAGGAGGCCCAGCGCTGGTTGCCGGTGGACGTGTACGTGGGCGGCCCCGAGCACGCGGTGATGCACCTGCTGTACTTCCGGTTCTGGACCCGGGTGATGAAGCTGCTGGGGTTGAGCCCGGTGGACGAGCCCGTCACGCGGCTGGTGACGCAGGGCATCGTCAACGGCCCGGACGGGCGGAAGATGTCCAAGCGTTGGGGCAACGTGGTGGCGCCCGCCTCCATCGTGTCCAAGTACGGCGCCGACACCGCGCGCGCCTACGTGCTGTTCGCCGGCCCGCCGGAGCGTGACTTCGACTGGTCCGACGACCAGGTGGAGGGCGCCTTCCGCTTCCTGAAGCGGGTGTGGACGCTGGCCGTGCAGCACCAGGGCGCGGTCGGGGCCACGCACACGGGGGCCTTCGAGGGCAAGGCGCTGGAGATCCGCCGCGCCGCGCACAAGTGCCTGAAGCGGGTGGGGGAGGCCATCGAGCGCCTGTCCTTCAACACGGCCATCGCCGGCACCATGGAGTACGTGAACGCGCTGTACGCGCTGGGCACGCCGGAGACGGCCGCGGAGAAGGCCGCCATGGTGGAGGCCATCCGGACGCTGACGGTGGTGCTGACGCCGTTCGCCCCGCACCTGGCCGACGAGATCGCCGAGGCCTACGGCTCCAAGGAGTTCACCGTGACGCAGGGCTGGCCGGAGTTCGACCCGGCCCTGGTGGTGGACGACGTGATTCCGTACGCGGTGCAGGTGAACGGCAAGCTGCGTGCGGAGATCCGCGTGTCGGCGGACGCGGCCGAGGCGGACGTGCGCGCCGTGGCCGAGGCCGATGAGCGGGTGCAGGCCGCCATGGCGGGCAAGACGCTGCGCAAGTTCGTCTTCGTGCCCAAGCGGCTGGTGAACTTCGTCGTCGGCTGA
- a CDS encoding Fpg/Nei family DNA glycosylase, translating into MPEGNIIHRIARIHRRWLVGRGFTADSPQGRFSPGARHLSGRTLLGVEAHGKHLFHRFEGGVLLHIHLGLFGHIRHFRAGAPLPSPSCRLRLASPRATLHLAGPQACELLSPEAEATLRARLGDDPLRPDASPARAFEALRRGRTPLAAALLDQERISGVGNILRAEALFLARLPPLRPASELRPAEFERLWEALRQLLEDAARDGRIVAPHAPPAPWETPGKRREDRFNVYGRAGQPCPRCATSISRQELAGRSLFFCPRCQAPRRSTR; encoded by the coding sequence ATGCCCGAAGGGAACATCATCCACCGTATCGCCCGCATCCACCGCCGGTGGCTCGTGGGGCGAGGCTTCACCGCGGACTCGCCGCAGGGTCGCTTCTCGCCAGGAGCCCGGCACCTGTCGGGACGGACGCTCCTCGGCGTGGAGGCCCATGGCAAGCACCTCTTCCACCGCTTCGAGGGCGGAGTGCTGCTGCACATCCACCTCGGCCTCTTCGGCCACATCCGGCACTTCCGCGCTGGAGCCCCCCTGCCCTCCCCCTCGTGCCGGCTGCGGCTCGCCTCGCCCCGGGCGACGCTCCACCTCGCCGGCCCCCAGGCCTGTGAGCTGCTGAGCCCCGAGGCCGAGGCCACCCTCCGCGCCCGCCTCGGGGATGACCCGCTGCGCCCGGATGCCTCCCCCGCACGGGCCTTCGAGGCCCTCCGCCGCGGCCGGACGCCCCTCGCCGCCGCGCTGCTCGACCAGGAGCGCATCTCGGGCGTGGGCAACATCCTGCGCGCCGAGGCCCTCTTCCTCGCGCGCCTGCCGCCCCTGCGTCCCGCCTCGGAGCTGCGCCCGGCCGAGTTCGAGCGCCTGTGGGAGGCCCTCCGACAACTGTTGGAGGACGCGGCCCGGGATGGACGCATCGTCGCGCCCCATGCGCCCCCGGCCCCCTGGGAGACTCCCGGCAAGCGCCGCGAGGACAGGTTCAACGTCTATGGCCGCGCGGGACAGCCCTGTCCCCGGTGCGCCACGTCCATCTCGCGCCAGGAGCTGGCCGGCCGCTCATTGTTCTTCTGCCCGCGCTGCCAGGCTCCTCGCCGGAGCACGAGGTGA
- a CDS encoding cupin domain-containing protein encodes MVDELVRTLGLAPHPEGGFYRETWRSEVPVETPRGRRAVGTAIYYLLPRGTFAAWHQVTSDELWHFYDGQALTMYLLDERQGRLETVTLGRDVTRGERPQVLVPAGVLQAAEPRGDYTLCGCTVGPGFDFADWEMPRGEVLAARHPGHAELFRRLSHPG; translated from the coding sequence ATGGTCGATGAACTGGTGAGGACGCTGGGGCTCGCGCCCCACCCGGAGGGAGGCTTCTACCGGGAGACGTGGCGCTCGGAGGTGCCGGTGGAGACGCCGCGCGGAAGACGCGCGGTGGGGACGGCCATCTACTACCTGCTGCCGCGAGGCACGTTCGCGGCCTGGCACCAGGTGACCTCGGACGAGCTGTGGCACTTCTACGACGGGCAGGCGCTGACGATGTACCTGCTCGACGAGCGCCAGGGCCGGCTGGAGACGGTGACGCTGGGGCGCGACGTCACGCGGGGCGAGCGGCCGCAGGTGCTCGTTCCGGCCGGGGTGCTGCAGGCCGCGGAGCCGCGAGGGGACTACACCCTGTGTGGTTGCACGGTGGGCCCGGGTTTCGACTTCGCGGACTGGGAGATGCCCCGGGGCGAGGTGCTGGCGGCCCGCCATCCCGGGCACGCGGAGCTGTTCCGCCGACTCTCCCACCCGGGCTGA